GGACCCTCTTCGACTTCGCGCTGTGGACGATCGGCGCCCAGGTCGTGCCGATCTACCCGACGGCCTCCGCCGAGCAGGTCTTCTGGACCCTGCACGACGCCCAGGTGTCGGCCGCGATGGTGGAGCACGAGGACCACGCGATGACGATCGCCACCGTCATCGACCGTCTGCCCACGCTCAGCCGGATGTGGCAGCTGGACTCCGATCCCGTGCCCCGACTCATCGAGTCCGGCGCCCACATCGACGACGAGGTGGTGCACCGCCACCGGCGCGCCGTCACCCCCGACTCCGTCGCCACGATCATCTACACCTCGGGCACCACGGGCCGCCCCAAGGGCTGCGTCATCAGCCACTCGAACTTCATGTTCGAGTCGGACACGATGGTCAGCCGCTGGGAGCCGGTGTTCCACTCCAAGCGCGGCGACGAGGCCTCGACCCTGCTGTTCCTGCCGCTCGCGCACGTCTTCGGGCGCATGGTGCAGATCGCCACGATCCGCGGCGGCGTGAAGCTCGGCCACCAGCCCCAGCTCAATGCGGCGGCCCTGCTGCCCGACCTGCAGTCGTTCCGCCCGACGTTCATCCTCGCCGTGCCGTACATCTTCGAGAAGGTCTTCAACGCGGCCCGCCGCAAGGCCGAGAAGGACGGCAAGTCGGGGCCGTTCGACAAGGCCGTCGAGTGCGCCGTCAAGTACGCGGACGCACAGGAGGCCAAGGCCTTCGGCACCGGCCCCGGACCGTCCGCGTCGCTGCGCATGCAGCACTCGATCTTCGACAAGCTCGTCTACTCCAAGGTCCGCGAGGCGATGGGCGGCCGGGTGCGGCACGCCATGTCGGGCGGCTCCGGCATGGACCGCCGCCTGGGCCTGTTCTTCGCGGGCGCCGGCGTCACGATCTACGAGGGCTACGGGCTCACCGAGTCCACGGCAGCGGCGACCGCGAACCCGCCGGAGCAGACCCGCTACGGCACGGTCGGCCAGGCCATCCCCGGCACGACGGTCCACATCGCCGACGACGGCGAGATCTGGCTGTACGGCAGCAATGTCTTCCAGGGGTACCTCAACGACCCGAAGTCCACCGACGCCACCCTGCACGACGGCTGGCTGGCCACCGGCGACCTCGGCTCGCTCGACGAGGACGGCTATCTGACGATCACCGGCCGCAAGAAGGAGATCCTCGTGACCTCCGGCGGCAAGAGCGTCTCGCCGCAGCAGCTGGAGGAGCGGGTGCGCGACCATCCGCTGGTCGCCCAGTGCATCGTCGTCGGCAACGACCGCCCGTACATCGCCGCGCTCGTCACGCTGGAGGCCGAGGCCGTCGAGCACTGGCTGAACATGCGGGGCAAGCCGCCGCTGAAGCCCGCCCAGCTGGTCCACGACCCGGACCTGGAGACCGAGGTGCGCAGGGCCGTCGTGGCGGCCAACACTCTGGTCTCGCAGGCCGAGTCGATCCGTACGTTCCGGATACTGGCCTACCAGTTCACCGAGGAGCACGGGCTGCTCACGCCGTCCCTGAAGCTCAAGCGGAAGGCGATCGAGACGGCCTACTCGGAGGAGGTCGAGGCGCTGTACCGGGGCTGATCGCGCGCCGGTACGTTCCCGACGGTAACCCCGCCACAAGGCCCTGACCCGGCCGCGAACCGTTTCTGACGGTTCATCAATTACCGATGCGTCAGTTATTGACGGTTCATCAGGTCGCACACAGAATCACCCTCACTCGACGGAGGGGGCCCATCGTGTCGCGAACTGTCCGCGCCATCACCGCCACTGTGGCGGCACTGCTGCTCGCCACCGCCTGCAACTCCGCGGCAACCGGCACCTCCCCTGACAGCAAGGGGAGTTCGGTACGCGGAGTGACGGATGACGCCATCAAGGTCGGCGGCATCGTCTCGATGACGACCGCCAGCGGCTACAGCAAGAAGGACACCGACCTCGGCGCGAAGGCCCGCTTCGCCCGTGCCAACGCGGAGGGCGGGATCAACGGCAGGAAGATCGACTACCTGGGCGCGGAGGACGACGGCCAGGACCCGGCCAAGAACCTCGCCGCGGCCCGCAAACTCGTCCAGCAGGACAAGGTGTTCGCGATCTCCCCGATGAGCTCGGTCACCTTCTCCGGCGCCGACTTCCTCCAGAAGCAGAAGGTCCCCACCTTCGGCTGGGGCACGCTCCCGTCCTTCTGCGGACCCACCTACATCTACGGCTTCGGCGGCTGCATGGTCCCGATGCCCGGCGGCACCATCTCGCAGACCTGGCCCGAGGGCCTCAAGCAGGTCACGCACGGCGCGAAGGGGAAGACCGTCGCCATCCTCGCCAACGACAACGACGCGGGCACCTTCGCCATCCGCACCTACAAGCAGAGCTTCGCGTCCGCCGGATACAAGGTCACCTACGCCAAGTCGTCCGTACCCGCGACGTCGGTGCCGAGCGACTGGTCGGCGTACACCAAGGAGATCCTGCGCAGCGACGGCGGCAAGGCACCCGACATCGTCGTCTCCGTCATGCAGACCCCGTACAACATCGGCCTGTTCACCGCCGTCAAGCGCTCCGGGTACCGCGGCGTCCTCACCGACCCGACCGACTACGACCCGGGGCTCCTCGCCAAGAGCGCGACGAAGGAGGCGCTCGACGGGGTGCACATCCTGCTGACCTTCGAGCCGTTCGAGACGCGGACGGCGGCGATGAAGCAGTTCAAGGCCGACATCAAGAAGGCGTCGGGCGGGAAGGACGTGCCGCTCAACATGCACATGATGACCGGCTACATGTCCGCCGACCTCTTCCTCTCCATCGCGCAGAAGGCCGGCCGGGACCTCACCGTCGCCTCCTTCCAGAAGGCCGCGGACGGGTTCTCCGACACCGGCACCATGGTCGGCGACCGTGCCCTGCCCAAGGGGCAGAAGGAGTCGTTCGGCTGCGGCGCCCTGGTCCAGCTCAAGGACGGGGCGTACCACGTCTCGTCACTCTTCAAGTGCTACGAGCCCATCCCGTTCAAGTAGGGGGCGCCCCGCATGTCCGACCTGCTGGCCTTCGTGCTGAGCGGGCTCGTGTCGGGTGCGCTGTACGCGCTCCTCGCCACCGGCCTCGTCCTGTCCTACTCGGCCTCCGGCCTCTTCAACTTCGCCCATGGCGCCACCGCTTACCTGTGCGCGCTCACCTTCTACGAGCTCCACTCCGGCCTCGGCTGGCCCGCCGTGCCGACCGCGCTCCTCCTCGTGTGTGTCGCATCTCCCCTGCTGGGCTGGGGACTTGACCGGCTGATGTTCCGCAAGCTGGCGCGCGTCGGCGAGACAGCGCAGATCGTCGCGACCATCGGACTGCTCGTGGCGCTGCCCGCGCTCGGCCTGTGGGTGGTGGAACTGCTCGACGACGCGGGCGTGTCCGTCAAGCCCGCCGAGAACCAGTTCGGGCTGCCGGGCGTCGGCCCCAGCCCCGCGAAGAACTGGCAGCTGATGGACGGCGTCGGCATCGACTCCGACCAGCTGATCACGTGGGTGGCGACCGCCGCGGTCGCGCTCGGCCTGTGGATCCTGATGCGCCACACCACCCTCGGCCTGCGCCTGCGGGCCGCCGTCGACAACCGCTCACTCGTCGAACTGCGCGGCATGAGCGCCGACCGGCTCTCCACCGTGGCGTGGATGCTGTCGTCCGGCCTCGCGGGCCTCGCCGGCGTCCTCGCCACACCACTGCTCGGCCTGTCCGCCCACGACTTCACGCTGTTCCTGTTCGTGTCGGCTACCGCAGCGGTCCTCGGGCGCTTCGCGTCCGTGCCCCTCGCGTTCGCGGGCGGACTCGGCCTCGGCGTCCTGCAGAACCTCGTCGCCGGCTACTCGTCCTTCGCCGAACGCATCACGGGGTTCCGTACCGCGGTCCCGTTCCTGATCCTCTTCGCCGGACTGCTGCTGCTCACCCGGCGACAGCGCACGGCGGGGACGGCTGCCGCCGACGCGCCGCCCGTCGACTACCTCGCGGGCCGCCCCTGGACACGGAAGTGGGGGCCATGGGCGGTGGCCGCCGTGCTGCTCGCGGCCTCCTTCTACACGGTGACGACCCCGTTCTGGAGCGGCATCCTCGCCCAGGGCCTCGCCCTCTCCCTGGTCTTCGTCTCCTTCACCGTCGTGACGGGGCTCGGCGCGATGGTGTCCCTCGCGCAGGCCACGTTCGTGACCGGCGCGGCGCTCGTGGCCGGGCTCCTGATGAGCCACGGCTGGCCGTTCATCGCGGCGGCTCTCGCCGGCACCTGCGTAGCGGCCCTCCTCGGAGCGCTCGTCGCGCTGCCTGCGCTACGCCTCGGCGGCCGCACCCTCGCCCTCGCCACGCTCGCCCTCGCCTTCCTCGCCGACCAAGTCCTCTTCCAGATGGGCTGGTTGAGGAACGGCGACACCGGCTGGGAGATCCCGCGCCCCGTCTTCGGACCCGTCGACCTGAGCGACGACCGGGCGATGGGCGTCGCGATGGTCGTCCTGTGCGCGGCCGTCGTGGCCGCCCTCGGCGCACTGCGGAACTCCCCCTCGGGCCGCGCCATGCTCGCCGTGCGCTCGGCGCCCGCCGCCGCGATGGCTTCCGGCGTCTCCGTCGTCCGCACCAAACTCCTCCTCTTCACCCTCTCGGCCGGTCTCGCGGGCTTCGGGGGCGTGATGTACGCGTCGTACAACACCCGTATCACCGCTACCGACTTCACCGCGATGACGGGCCTGATCTGGCTCGCGGTCGTCGTCGCGGCGGGGGTACGGCGCCCGCAGTTCGCGGTCGTCGCGGGCCTCGTCTACGCGATCGTGCCGCACCTCGTCGCGGACTACGTCACGGACTCCGTCCATCTGCCGGTCGTCCTGTTCGGCCTGGCGGGCCTCGCACTCGCCAACGACCCGGACGGGTACTGCGCGGCGATCTCCGTACGACGCCACAGGCGCAGGAGCACGAAGCCGGGGGCGGGAGTCCCTGTCGTCGAAGCAGCGAGCCGGACACCGGCCCCTCCGCCCGGCAGCGGCGCCCCACCGGTACTCGAACTGCGCGGCCTGCACGCCGGATACGACGGCGCGCCCGTCCTGCACGGGGTCGGCATCGCCGTCCACCCCGGCGAGATCGTCGCCCTCCTCGGCCCCAACGGCGCCGGGAAGTCCACGACGTGCCGTACCGCCGCCGGACTCCTCACACCTCTGCGGGGGCAGGTCTACGTCGCCGGGCGGGACGTCACACGCGAGGGCCCCGTCCGCCGGGCGCGGGCCGGCGTACTCCTCGCCCCCGAAGGACGCGGCATCTTCCCGGCCCTCACCATCGAGGAGAACCTCACCCTGCACCTCCCCGACAAGCACGCGCGCGAGGCCGTGTACGAGCGCTTCGCCGGGCTCGCCGCCCGCCGCGACGTCACCGCGGGCGCACTCTCCGGCGGTGAACAGCAGCTGCTCGCCCTCGCCCCGCTCCTCCAGGAGCCG
The DNA window shown above is from Streptomyces sp. NBC_01445 and carries:
- a CDS encoding ABC transporter permease subunit, translated to MSDLLAFVLSGLVSGALYALLATGLVLSYSASGLFNFAHGATAYLCALTFYELHSGLGWPAVPTALLLVCVASPLLGWGLDRLMFRKLARVGETAQIVATIGLLVALPALGLWVVELLDDAGVSVKPAENQFGLPGVGPSPAKNWQLMDGVGIDSDQLITWVATAAVALGLWILMRHTTLGLRLRAAVDNRSLVELRGMSADRLSTVAWMLSSGLAGLAGVLATPLLGLSAHDFTLFLFVSATAAVLGRFASVPLAFAGGLGLGVLQNLVAGYSSFAERITGFRTAVPFLILFAGLLLLTRRQRTAGTAAADAPPVDYLAGRPWTRKWGPWAVAAVLLAASFYTVTTPFWSGILAQGLALSLVFVSFTVVTGLGAMVSLAQATFVTGAALVAGLLMSHGWPFIAAALAGTCVAALLGALVALPALRLGGRTLALATLALAFLADQVLFQMGWLRNGDTGWEIPRPVFGPVDLSDDRAMGVAMVVLCAAVVAALGALRNSPSGRAMLAVRSAPAAAMASGVSVVRTKLLLFTLSAGLAGFGGVMYASYNTRITATDFTAMTGLIWLAVVVAAGVRRPQFAVVAGLVYAIVPHLVADYVTDSVHLPVVLFGLAGLALANDPDGYCAAISVRRHRRRSTKPGAGVPVVEAASRTPAPPPGSGAPPVLELRGLHAGYDGAPVLHGVGIAVHPGEIVALLGPNGAGKSTTCRTAAGLLTPLRGQVYVAGRDVTREGPVRRARAGVLLAPEGRGIFPALTIEENLTLHLPDKHAREAVYERFAGLAARRDVTAGALSGGEQQLLALAPLLQEPPRVLIADEPSLGLAPRIVEDVFRLLTELRDAGTGLLLVEEKATEILGVADTVAYLDRGRVSWCGPRAEVRADRLTEAYLGLAASGPDTAQDAEEEGAVRP
- a CDS encoding AMP-dependent synthetase/ligase; this encodes MREFTNPPLASVLPVGGLADAVFDHALEDPLRVALGRKDDAGRWFDVTAAEFRDEVLGLAKGLLAQGVRFGDRVAIMSRTRYEWTLFDFALWTIGAQVVPIYPTASAEQVFWTLHDAQVSAAMVEHEDHAMTIATVIDRLPTLSRMWQLDSDPVPRLIESGAHIDDEVVHRHRRAVTPDSVATIIYTSGTTGRPKGCVISHSNFMFESDTMVSRWEPVFHSKRGDEASTLLFLPLAHVFGRMVQIATIRGGVKLGHQPQLNAAALLPDLQSFRPTFILAVPYIFEKVFNAARRKAEKDGKSGPFDKAVECAVKYADAQEAKAFGTGPGPSASLRMQHSIFDKLVYSKVREAMGGRVRHAMSGGSGMDRRLGLFFAGAGVTIYEGYGLTESTAAATANPPEQTRYGTVGQAIPGTTVHIADDGEIWLYGSNVFQGYLNDPKSTDATLHDGWLATGDLGSLDEDGYLTITGRKKEILVTSGGKSVSPQQLEERVRDHPLVAQCIVVGNDRPYIAALVTLEAEAVEHWLNMRGKPPLKPAQLVHDPDLETEVRRAVVAANTLVSQAESIRTFRILAYQFTEEHGLLTPSLKLKRKAIETAYSEEVEALYRG
- a CDS encoding ABC transporter substrate-binding protein; translated protein: MSRTVRAITATVAALLLATACNSAATGTSPDSKGSSVRGVTDDAIKVGGIVSMTTASGYSKKDTDLGAKARFARANAEGGINGRKIDYLGAEDDGQDPAKNLAAARKLVQQDKVFAISPMSSVTFSGADFLQKQKVPTFGWGTLPSFCGPTYIYGFGGCMVPMPGGTISQTWPEGLKQVTHGAKGKTVAILANDNDAGTFAIRTYKQSFASAGYKVTYAKSSVPATSVPSDWSAYTKEILRSDGGKAPDIVVSVMQTPYNIGLFTAVKRSGYRGVLTDPTDYDPGLLAKSATKEALDGVHILLTFEPFETRTAAMKQFKADIKKASGGKDVPLNMHMMTGYMSADLFLSIAQKAGRDLTVASFQKAADGFSDTGTMVGDRALPKGQKESFGCGALVQLKDGAYHVSSLFKCYEPIPFK